The genomic window GACACCACAGCCCTCGTTTCCTCTTCCCACATACCTGTAATAATAACCACTCCAGAGCCCACCGCTATAGCGGACGCCTACGGGCTCATAAAGGTGCTAAACCAAGAGGAGAAGGTGAAAGAGTTTTATGTGCTTGTGAATAAGGTTAGTAGCGATGAGGAGAGCCTTAGGGTTTACGAGAGCATAAGGGTAGTGTGTGAAAAGTTCACATCCGCAGAGACCAAATACCTTGGAGGCATAAGGTATAACCCTAAAATGATAAGGAACATAGTAAACCAAAATCCCTTCAGTGAGGATCTGACAAAGGACCTTACAAAGGCATTGCTTAGACTACCTCTTGATATAAAACCTTACGCTCCAAGTTTCTGGGAAAGACTATTATCAAAACTGAGGAGATAAGCATGGTGCTGGGAATTATAGGCTACGGCAATATGGGAGAGAGCTTTGCTAAGGCTCTAATAGGTCATGTGGAGGTGCTTGTATACGATGTGAGTGAGGAGAAAAGGTCAAAGGCACTTTCTGAGGGTTTTGGGGTTGCTTCTGACCTTGAGTTTCTTCTAAAGAATTCCAATTGGCTTTTGGTGGCGGTAAAGCCAAAGGATGTGGAAAGGCTCTTAGAGAATTTAAGGGGAAAGCTTGACCGAAAGATTCTCATAAGTCTTGTGGCTGGGCTTTCTCTTGAGAGGATAAGGGAGCTTTCTGGAACTTCAAGGGTCATAAGGCTTATGCCAAACATAAACGCTCTTGTAGGAAAGGCGGTCATAGCCTTTGTTTGTGGTGAGGCTATAGAAGAAGGTGAAAGGGAAAAGTTCATATCTCTTTTTTCTCACTGTGGAAGTCTTTATGAACTTGAGGAAAGCCTTTTTGACGCCTTTACCGCCCTTGCAGGCTCTGGTCCTGCCTTTGTCTTTAGCTTTATTCACGCTCTTTCTCTTGCTGGCGTGCTTGAGGGGTTTTCCTATGAGAAGGCAAAGGCTATAGCCATAGACATGGTGCTTGGCTCTTGTGAGCTACTCAAAAGGCTTGGTGGAAACCCAGAGGAGTGGATAACAAGGGTTGCCTCTCCCGGCGGGACGACCATAGAAGGTATAAAGGTGCTTGAAGAGAGAGGCTTTAAGGGCATAATAATGGAATGCGTGCGAAGGACCTCAGAGAAGGCAAAGAAACTCTAATATTTTCCTTACAAAAAGGAAGGGCAAGGCTTGCCATAAAAAGGTGGCAAGAGGACAGCGATGTGCTAACTCTTAAGCAAGTGCATTCTGCGAGGGTCTATCTGCTCTCAGAGGCAGTTGAAGGTTTGGAGGGAGATGGCATAATAACCCAAACCCCTGGGTTAAAGATAGGTATTAGGACTGCGGACTGCGTGCCTCTTGCCTTTCTTGGAGAAAAAACTGTGGCGGTGGTGCATGCAGGCTGGAGAGGTCTAAGGGAAGGCATAATAGAAAAAACCCTTGAAATACTCTCAAGCCTTGAAAGACTTGAAAACTTCCTCGCCTTTGTGGGTCCCTCTGCGAGAGCCTGCTGTTATGAGGTGGGTGATGAGTTCAAAAATTACTTTGTGAGCCTACATTACAAAAGTGGCAGGCACTACATGGACACCCAAAGGGAGACCATCCTAAGGCTAAAAAAAGGCGGAATAGGACGGATTTTCCAGTATGGTGTATGCACCATATGCCACCATAGCCTACCCTCATACAGAAGAGACAAAACGCAAGAGAGAATTTTAACCCTTGCGGAACTTGTTGCCTAAGAAGAGAAAAGGTTTAGAATATTCTATGGTATGGACTATATACTTGAAAGAAAAGTCAGAGAGCGTGCACCTGCATACTTTGGAAGGTATTTTAGAAGGGTAAAGGTGGTCCCTATAGAGGAGTGGTCAGAGAAATTGGAAGATGCTCTGGATGGTGGGCTCATAAGTGAGGAAGAAAGGAAAGACGCACTAAACCTTGATGCATTAATAAGGGTGAAATCTGAAGATGGTAGAAACCTTCTTCTTGCAGTGGAAGTATCCCACACACTTGAGGACAAGGATGCAGATAGGGCTCTCAAAAGGGCTAATGTTATTGCAAGGGTATATGGCATAGAGACCATTCCTGTGGTAATTGGAGCATATGTTCCAGAAGGCTTGCAGGACAGACATCCAAAGGTGCTTGTAGTTCAGGTTTCAGATGATAACTAAGAGAACAGTTGGAGAGGTTTTTTCCTCTGTAAGCAGAAAGTATGACTTTTTTCTAAACCTAATAACCTTCAGGAGAATAGAGCATTGGCAAAGAGACCTGTTGAGTATGCTAAGTCCAGAGGGTAACAGACTTGATGTTGGCACCGGCACGGGCGAAGTTCTTTTAAAGTCTCAAAACAAGGGCATGAGGGTAGGAATGGACCTGTCCCTTGAGATGCTAAAGCTGGCAAAGTCCAAGTGTAAGGTTTGTAAGTTTGTGGTAGCGGATGCAGAGAATATGCCTTTTAAAGACTCTTCCTTTGGCTCTATAACTCTATCCCTCGTATACAGGCATCTTTTAGATAGAAAAGCCTTTTTAAGAGAAGCCTACAGGATTTTGGAAAAGCACGGACAAATTGCTATGCTTGACATAAACCGCTTTAGTTTAACGCCTATTCTTATATTCCTCATGAAGTATCCACTAAAACCCTTGGGACTTCTCCTCTTTGGCAGAGAAAAGTGGGACTTTTTTATCCACTCTTTGGAAAACTCCTTGAGTATTGAGGAGGTGAAAAAGGAGTTTGAGGAGGAGGGCTTTGAGGTTCTGGAGGTCCAAAAAAGGCTTTTTGGACTTGTCTACCTTATCCTTTCCAGAAAGAGGTGAGCTTTTACAGTTTTTGCTTTTTCTTTTTCTTTTAGCCTTTAGCCTTTGGAGGGTAGAGAGAGAAAACAGATATCTTTGGTTCAAGGACGAGGGTATTGTTTGGCTAAGGCTTGAGGGAGTGCCAATAGAAACAGACAGGGGCTTGAGGTTTAGGGCAAAGGTAGTGGGTGGAGACCTTCCAGACATATACGGTAGGACTGCCTTTGTAAACATATACGGTCTCAAAGACCTTCCGGCAGATTCCTTTAGCCTCTACGCACATGTGAAGGCGGAAGGCTCAGAGCTTTTCATCAGCGGTAGCTACAGGGACATAGAGGACATATTTTCTGAAAAGACCTTGAGGAAGTCCTACATAGACCGTGTTCAAGAGAGAATACAAGACCCGCAGGTGAGAGCCTTTGTGCTTACATACCTTCTTGGCGAAGCCCGTGAGAGCCTTCCTCAAGACCTTCAGTATTACTTTACCAAAACGGGTCTTATTCACCTTCTTGTAATATCTGGCTTTCATGTGGGAATGGTTTTTCTCCTTCTTAGGTATCTCCTACCCTATCCTTACGGTTTGCTTTTGGGTGTTGTGGGTGTGAGCCTTTATGTGCTTTTGCTTGTTCCTAAGGAAGCTCCAGTTCTTAGGGCAGGGCTTATGCTTTCGCTTTGGGTCTTAGTGAGGCTTTCTGAAGGTAGACCAAACTCTCTTGGCATACTGCTCTTTTCTGGTTCTCTCTTGCTTTTGTATAGACCTGAGTTTTCCCAGTCCTTTTCCTTCTGGCTTTCCTTCTTTGCGGTCCTCTACATAATTCTTGGTCTTAGACTTTTGCCTTCGGAAGGCTCATGGGTATACAGAAACTTGGGACTACCCTTTGGAGTTTCTCTTTTTGCCTTTCTTGGAGTGTCTCCTCTATTGCTTTCCTTTACCCATACAAGTCTTGGCAGTGTGCTTTTTAGTCCCCTTGTGGGCTACATGCTACTTCCCTTTACCGCCTACGGAGTTTTGGAGCTTATCACCTTCTTTAGCCTTCCCACCCTTCCTTTGGAGCTCATGGGTAAGGCTGTCATACAGGTAGTGGAACTGCTTTCAGTTTTTGACTTAAGGGTAGGTTTTGACCTGTCTGTAGGAAGCTCCTTTGCAATAAGCACTCTTGGAGCTTTTCTGCTATACCTTTTGTCCCTTGTGTCTTGGCGACCAGTCTCCGAAAATATTGACATTTATACCTAATAATGGTAATTTGTTGCTTGAATTGTTTCACACACAAACTCACAAACAAAAGCTATAATATCCCTATGTATAGGGCTATTGAAGTCTCTTGCCCTACCACAAAAAGAAAAAGCACCCTTATAGCTCATGTCCTAAAGCTATACAGAAAAACCGCTGAAATAATAGCAAACTTCCAGTGGTCTCTTTTCTTCAAAAATGGCTCTTTTAACAGAAAAGCTAATATAAAACACTTAAACTGCCCACTTTCAGAAAGGTTCAAGTCCACTATCCAATACCATGTGGTAGTCCCTACACTGGAAAGTTTTATTGCCAATGTCCAAGAAAGGTTCAAAGAGATAGTCCTTAGCTCTACTCTTCCTGAAAAGACAAAAAGAGTTCTCCTTTATATCAACTCCAGAGAGGAATGGCTTATTCCAAAAAGTGAGAAAGCCCTGTGGATAGATAAAGACAAAAACAAGCACGAGTATGAGATAGTCAAAGAAGAAAGAATGCTTGCTAAAAAGATATTCAAGCATATTCTCAAAAGCTGGAAAAAGCCAAGTTTTAGAGGTGTTTCTATGCTTTTAGACAGCAAGTGTGCCTTGCTGGAAAGACCAAAGAAAGCAAAAGGCTTTGACTTCTGGATAAGACTGTCAACTCATGAAAAGAGAAAGCCTATATATCTGCCTGTGAAACTTCATGAATACTTTGAGGAAAGAGGTGGAAAGCTAACAAGCATGGTTCAGATAGCAGAGGATGGCAAACTAAGGCTTGTGAAGGAGATAGAGAGGAAGGAGATAACTCTCAGTGGAGAGGTAGCTCTTGACTTTGGCATGGAGTGTTTTCTTGTTTCAGACAGAGGAGACCTCTTTGGCAGGAAGTTTTACAGCAAGGTCAGAGAGTATGCGGATAAGATAGACAGAATTCAAAGGGAGATGCAAAGGAGAGGAAAAAAGCCAACAGAGAGCAAGAGGTATTTAAGACTTCAACACAGGCTAAGTGAGTATGTGAAGAACGAGGTAAGGAGGGTAATAAACAGGGTTATAGAGCTATACAGACCACGAAGGCTTGTGCTTGAGGACTTGAGAGGATTTCTGCAAAGGGTAATAAACAACTTCCCAAAATCAGTAAAGCGAGTGCTTATAAGGTTTGGGCTTGGGGAGATAAAGAAGAAGTTAG from Hydrogenobacter sp. T-8 includes these protein-coding regions:
- the proC gene encoding pyrroline-5-carboxylate reductase, with the translated sequence MVLGIIGYGNMGESFAKALIGHVEVLVYDVSEEKRSKALSEGFGVASDLEFLLKNSNWLLVAVKPKDVERLLENLRGKLDRKILISLVAGLSLERIRELSGTSRVIRLMPNINALVGKAVIAFVCGEAIEEGEREKFISLFSHCGSLYELEESLFDAFTALAGSGPAFVFSFIHALSLAGVLEGFSYEKAKAIAIDMVLGSCELLKRLGGNPEEWITRVASPGGTTIEGIKVLEERGFKGIIMECVRRTSEKAKKL
- a CDS encoding ComEC/Rec2 family competence protein; this translates as MDLSTLSFPERGELLQFLLFLFLLAFSLWRVERENRYLWFKDEGIVWLRLEGVPIETDRGLRFRAKVVGGDLPDIYGRTAFVNIYGLKDLPADSFSLYAHVKAEGSELFISGSYRDIEDIFSEKTLRKSYIDRVQERIQDPQVRAFVLTYLLGEARESLPQDLQYYFTKTGLIHLLVISGFHVGMVFLLLRYLLPYPYGLLLGVVGVSLYVLLLVPKEAPVLRAGLMLSLWVLVRLSEGRPNSLGILLFSGSLLLLYRPEFSQSFSFWLSFFAVLYIILGLRLLPSEGSWVYRNLGLPFGVSLFAFLGVSPLLLSFTHTSLGSVLFSPLVGYMLLPFTAYGVLELITFFSLPTLPLELMGKAVIQVVELLSVFDLRVGFDLSVGSSFAISTLGAFLLYLLSLVSWRPVSENIDIYT
- a CDS encoding class I SAM-dependent methyltransferase, coding for MITKRTVGEVFSSVSRKYDFFLNLITFRRIEHWQRDLLSMLSPEGNRLDVGTGTGEVLLKSQNKGMRVGMDLSLEMLKLAKSKCKVCKFVVADAENMPFKDSSFGSITLSLVYRHLLDRKAFLREAYRILEKHGQIAMLDINRFSLTPILIFLMKYPLKPLGLLLFGREKWDFFIHSLENSLSIEEVKKEFEEEGFEVLEVQKRLFGLVYLILSRKR
- the pgeF gene encoding peptidoglycan editing factor PgeF — its product is MRAKDLREGKETLIFSLQKGRARLAIKRWQEDSDVLTLKQVHSARVYLLSEAVEGLEGDGIITQTPGLKIGIRTADCVPLAFLGEKTVAVVHAGWRGLREGIIEKTLEILSSLERLENFLAFVGPSARACCYEVGDEFKNYFVSLHYKSGRHYMDTQRETILRLKKGGIGRIFQYGVCTICHHSLPSYRRDKTQERILTLAELVA
- a CDS encoding RNA-guided endonuclease InsQ/TnpB family protein, with protein sequence MYRAIEVSCPTTKRKSTLIAHVLKLYRKTAEIIANFQWSLFFKNGSFNRKANIKHLNCPLSERFKSTIQYHVVVPTLESFIANVQERFKEIVLSSTLPEKTKRVLLYINSREEWLIPKSEKALWIDKDKNKHEYEIVKEERMLAKKIFKHILKSWKKPSFRGVSMLLDSKCALLERPKKAKGFDFWIRLSTHEKRKPIYLPVKLHEYFEERGGKLTSMVQIAEDGKLRLVKEIERKEITLSGEVALDFGMECFLVSDRGDLFGRKFYSKVREYADKIDRIQREMQRRGKKPTESKRYLRLQHRLSEYVKNEVRRVINRVIELYRPRRLVLEDLRGFLQRVINNFPKSVKRVLIRFGLGEIKKKLEEVREEYGIEVVYVNPAYSSQACSNCGYVDKENRKTRSEFECELCDKKLHADVNASRNLLSRAKWSLHLRRMEQALIKQVEEFMARLFDERFKCLWSKALGLIERNPYFQSVPKPEVWINVPKRDICLG